ATGAACATATAATAACAAACGGTAATAGAATGCCATCATCAACCTGCAATTCCTTCGCAATAGTGATTAGAGGATCTTTggaacaaataatattattagtacCAATAAATCCAACATGCTCAAAACGTTCAATTTCATTAAGCAAAACAGCTTCATTCTTCACTAACTGAATCTTTGCTTCTTCATTAACAACAAactcttcattgttgaatttATTCAGAGGTAGCAAATTACTGTCTTCCTCGCCATCTTCAATTATCACGTCTTCAGAATCTACATTGACTTCAGTAGAGCAATTTACCTCATCTACTCCATTGATGTTAGTCTTCAATGATGGCTTAGaatcttctttatctttgaAATGCTTAAGAAAGGTGTTAGTCAACATATTGAACTCTTCAATCCCATGCTTCAAAACTGGTTCTTAAAGATTTGTTCTCCTTTGAAAATTCATCAATAAATCTTGACTTGGTTGTCTATCTAACCTCTTAGGTTTAGGctagaagaataaaaattttgtctACACTTTTCATAACGATTATTTCTTTGACCCCACATCTTATCATAAGACTGATAACGAAGATTTTGACATTGTCTAATGAACTCAGCTtcatgaaatattattttttttttgtgtctaaggatgaaataaagatgaaaataaagaaccacaaagaagtttgaaggaaagaacaaaaaatatgatatagaatttgaaggaaaagaaaaaaaaataacataaagagattaacaagaagggaaaatagaaatttatttagtgaatacaaaggtgtaaactttaaaacaaagagtacttagaaggaaaaaattgaaacaagaaaaattcggcacaaaaaaaagtaaagaagatgagaaacttcaataacacataaaatacaaagataagcaaaccccaacttgaagcaagctctgataccaaatgataaaatcatcatcttagcaaccataaactccaataactaatgagttataatacatatggaatgcaagaaaacaccctccaatcaagatgattccaaaacccaaggatctcctcaagtgaagttagggaaaactagttccaacaatgaaactagcacttgaattcagcTCCAAAcaccacaaaccaagtatgatttgataagttaagaatcaagcaccagattttggttagagaacaccacaaactaaaaaatagttgataagttcaaagttcatgcaagaatttaaataaaaacactcacaaagagcaaataaagattatcattcatcaattgattttacaaatgaatttggctttcatttttatagccaaaacaagacaaagaaacctaaattgatgtcttttgagctttcccaCATTTTCCCTTTTAATTCCctttaaaactcattaaaaatggctgtttttttacattgatggtACTCATTTTGTAACCCCCAAATGGAACTAAACATGtgcactcatttgtaactccacacaacatacatataactcacacctagtaaaataatccttaattaaataaaaataaactaagagaattacttaagctaaaatccaaaagataagaacccatataaatatgaattaagcccaaaggcATAATCATAGCcgaatggcttttattcttcaaaatggagtctgaatgcttcattataaggttggactcttgttttcatgcatgagttgcatttccattttggaccttttggtgCATGCCTTTGTAATGGAATCTCCTAGCAGTCTTGATTCATATTAAAGAGAGTTTGTTGATTTGTTGCAGGAGTTTGATGATGTGTTTCCTGAAGAGATGTCGAGTGGTTTACCACTTGAAAGAGGAATAGAACATCAAATAGACTTCGTGCCAGGGGCTGCCATACCAAAAagaccagcctatagaagCAATCTAGAGGAGACAAAGGAGCTCCAAAGATAAGTCGATGAGCTAATATCGAAAGGGTATGTGAGGGAAAGCTTGAGTCCATGTGCGGTTCTAGTAATTTTGGTACCCAAGAAAGATGGGacatggagaatgtgtgtggactaccatgcaatcaataaaataacggtaaagtatcgtcatcctattcctaggttagatgatatgcttgatgagttgcatggtgcatgtgtatttactaagattgatttgcaTAGTGGATACcatcaaattaaaatgaaatcaGGTGATGGATGGAAAACTACCTTTAAGACCAAGTATGGGTTGTTTGAGTggttggtcatgccttttggactTACAAATGCACCTAGTACTTTCATGAGATTAATGAATCATGTCCTGCATGAGTTTCTTGGTAAATATGTGgttgtatattttgatgacATTTTGATTTATTCTAGGTCATTAAATAAACATGTCATGCATGTTAGGGCTGTTTTAGATGTTCTTCGAAAATATAAGCTttatgctaatcttaagaagTGTAGTTTTTGTTTAGATAGCGtcaattttcttagttttattattgGTATGCATGGTGTGGAGGTGGATAGTAAAAAGGTAAAGGTTATTCAAGAATGGTCGAAACCTACTAATGTGAATCAAGTAAGGAGTTTTCATGGTTTGGTTAGTTTTTATAGGAGGTTTATTAAGGACTTTAGCACCATTGCTGCACCATTGAATGAActagttaaaaagaatgttgTATTCCATCGAGGTGATGCATAAGAACATGCTTTTAATTTGCTTAAGGATAAATTGTGCAATTCACCTTTGCTACTTTTGCCTAACTTTGATAAGACTTTTGAGATTGAACGTGATGCTAGTGGTAttggaattggggctgttttgaTATAAGAGGGGCAACCTATATGTTTCTTTAGTAAGAAATTGAATGGAGCAGCCTTAAACTATCCTACATATGACAAGGAGTTATTTGCTTTGGTTCATGCACTTCAAACATGGCAGCATTAGTTGTGGCCAAAAGAGTTTGTTATACACACGGGTTATGAATCCTTGAAGCATCTAAGAGGGCAAGATAAGCTGAATAGAAGACATGCAAAGTGGATGGAATTCATAGAAATATTTCCATATATGACCAAGTACAAGAACGGTAAGGATAATATGGTTACTAATGCACTTTCGCGAAGGTATGCACTTCTTAATACTCTTGATTCTAAGGTATTGGGTTTTGAGTGTACAAAAGAGTTGTATGTAGAAGATGCTGATTTTGGTAAAGTGTATAGTACTTGTATTAATGGGAATGCATTTGATGCCTTTTATGGGtatttgtttaaaaagaaCAGGTTGTGTGTGCCTCACTGTTCTTTGCGTGTGTTGTTGATTAATGAGGCACATGGGGGTGGTTTGATGGGTCACTTTGGGGTTGATAAGACTTATTCTATTCTATGTgatcatttcttttggcctgGTATGAAACACAATGTTCAAAATGTTTGTAGTAAATGAGTTGTTTGCATGCAggctaagtctaaattaaaACCCTATGGTTTATATAAACCTGTACTTGTCCCTGAAATGCCATGGGTTGACTTATCTATAgattttgtgcttggattGCCTAGAACTAGGAAACATAAAGATAgcatttttgttgttgtggatCGTTTCAGTAAGATGGCTCATTGATATGCTATTTacgtagctacaatctaaggcaatgaacctatagatgcagactagcacaaatggtgagtatcaaggtcgtattctcgggaaagggtgaacCTAGACCTACTATAGCGTCTTATGTTATGTAGCTTAATGAAATCAATGAAGTGTTGTTCTATGATTAGTTATGGGCAAACAAGTAATTAAATgtgaaaggatttaggaaaactctcaaaggaaaagcaaaccctaggggacctaagttaattggatttttatGAAGATAtcaaattgattatcaattgcaattacccgtggacgaagtcttaactgaattcggtctccctcttGAGATAATCGAATTcataaacctaataacctaaagttggaatctcttcctaatgattgattattCGAATGacattaagctttgttaattcttaatccggctagtcaattactcttatctctaagtgattattaactagttcttactattcagtTTTTTGATTACTAAACGAAtctctcaattacataaagcaatctacattccacaattcacaatgtctcataaataaagtaacttctcaattaataataaaagcaagaagaatcaagaattgacAATCAAAATCTTATAACATTAAGATCAATCCAcaaacataggaaccccaattgggttcaacaatttagctactcatactaataaccatcacaaaataagaattaaaatcagaaaagtaaattaaaggcatatacacccttctctttcaagttggatgagaaaccctaattttccaattcaaaaAATCACACCCTagtttgcctcttgaatgctcccaaatcttgtcttgatcttcaaatcgatgttgaaacaagtgtaatctttccttcaattgatgaaattgatctcccaaagtcgacaattgaggtctagaaacaaataaattgagcatatatattggaaatcaagtcagaaaattgaACCCTCATTCACCAAAtcgattttgcctatatagtccCTTCAGCACagccgtggtcaagcctgtgctggTCAGCATGGGTGGAGTCCAAGCCATGTTGAACCTGCGCATTCAATTGTGTTGACCTCTTCCAGGCCGTTCccaagccggtgctgagccactaCGGGACGTAGTGGAGGCcatggtggctacggaaaccgtgccaaaatggcacttctGGGGCAGcttgtaacacccccatcacatgctaaccaataaacattagccaggaagcatacaagcgtcgtagaatatatactacaggtagataggtcaatatgtaggttgttaagaatccagacacaaggttattaacatataaacatatgattatacttaaacatcatttaacaagtattacaatcatcttcttatgccttataaggcatacttccatatatatcacataactgcatacaaaaatgcatcggaggagacttcacaaaactggcccaacttgatgtgaatcgctaaaagctagacttcgcatacaaccaacggatgcaatactatttacaaacctgaaaagaaaaattttggagagggtgagcctccaccagtgaaataaataatcaacataatctatatcacatacacttaatacaatttccacccaatcacataactttccatgatattcatagtttaggtataaagtcataccattctactcaattcattacaaccatcatagaagaaatacaattcaacaattatggttagttctcacggcttgtggatcccctttaatgtgctgctccgcctcatcctcacatatcacacacgtggtactcgcctcatctcacattatacacttttttagcctctctaggctttagcctcccaaggctttatatatatatatttttttttcacaggggaatccaccattcacatgcacatatgcacttaacatcacaattcaatcatttcacttatatcatatttcagcaataacaattgttccactcaacaccaatcatttccatctcagtcattcaaacataaacaatattaagcaaacgcaaccatttgtggaacatttgattaaatatatgaacatagcaaatactaactatttacttactcaaaatatacttattcctttagcatataagaatctcctttctccacaacttcctttccaggcctttgagtacctgtcaacacattcatcaattcacatttcatgcatattacaaatattcatgtaaatgcgagttctaatgcattacaagatcatcccctctctaattcataggtctaactcttcctctaagactctcaattactgttttaatatcctataaacatttcccatctagttaaataccaatttaactcaaattaacatcaataaattgcataaaactaatctccaacatttctgttttctagacagaatttagtaccaaggtatatttattgctggaaaaaattggcttaataaaaaaatctcatattaaatagacatatccatttatacGTCTaatttcatctccaagaagaattactcaattccgacttctatagatttaattattttcaaattactgagcaagggtcatacagctagttgtatccgagcagcaatctgtttgctcaatttaagcaaccaaaacggccaaaatagcaaaatcacaaaactacaaagttatagaggactctttaaaatttccatagacaccaattaagcttaatttggacttatataacccatgttatgcctaaaatacagaacatcaaggttgctggaattttgacagttttctatcttaacaaacttaaacttaaatcaagcttaatctttatgcaatcattcaatactctactaattcatgataatcagacctttaattaatcaatgagagcatcaaatgaagtttttccaatttgtaatcaagaaccctaatgacaaattaataacactcaagtaacaacttaccaatttcagcttttgggttgctaatatgcttaaatcctttagctttagcttggctccttcaatagttggcaaaatcctatcttaatcttaagtttttctaggtattccactcctctctcttattccaaattttatatttttggccatgtacgaattttagagaaatgaagaggtaaaatgagcttgctcatggttccaatttccaatattcctctcttaatgccaccacctactaaactatttttatcaccctaaattaattcttactaaccatatataggtactaaattttaattgtatcttttaagtccaatctatttacctaaccttcaactattggttcaattaagtcttaaggcttaatacacataacccaagtacttaatcaacttatctaaattaataatctaatatcatgcttcttattctctacttataattaatatatatctgttctcataaaataaaaatatcattgatataccatcatatgcccaatgattaaatgtaaatgcacataacatggatgatgagaaaatgcaggcgttacaactctcccttccttaagaaatttcgtccccgaaattttaacaactcaccaacattacaatggaatagatgcggatacttctgtctcatatgctcttccacttcccaagttgcttctcttggtgaatgatgactccacttaattttgaccataggaatgtctttctttctcaatttcttaacccttcgatcaagaatttctatcggctcttccacatatgtcaacttttctgtgatttctatctctggctctggaatgatatgactaggatctgaTCTATATCGCCTTAACATAGAACGTGAAAAATATCATGAATGGAAGACAGCTCtgtaggtaatgctaacctataagccaatggtccaactctttcaataatttcataaggtccaacatacctcggactcaatttcccttgtttaccaaacttaatattcctttccatggtgatacccgtaagaaaactttatcacccataatatattctatttcccttcgatgcaaatcagcataactcttttatacatctgtgctactttcaaattctttttaactatctctattttatccactgtttcttgtaccaattctggaccttcaagctgtcttaaaccttcaacatcccagcatactggacttctacatttcctcccatacaaagcttcataaggagccataccgatactagaatgaaagCTGTTGTTATCACATGAAATTCCATCCTgtggtatgtaatcatcccagttacccttgaactcaagtgtgcaagccctcatcatatcttctaatgtctgaataattctttctgattgcccatctgtttgaggatgaaaatctgtactgaaatgaagcttagtaccatatgctttctgcAAACTCTCCCAGAAATGAGAAGTAAATCCGGGATCCCTATCcgatacaatagatataggcacaccatgcaatctaacaatctcagaaatatacaattcagcaagtttatcaagtgaatctgtttgcttcacaggtaagaaatgagcacatttagtaagtcgatcaacaattacccaaatagcatcatgcttgttaaatgtacgcggcaatcccataacaaaatccatagtaatcttatcccacttccacacagggtatagataaagaatgaagtttacctgcGGTGCACAgtgctctcctttcacttgctgacatgtcaaacacttactTACAAATTCtgccacatccttcttcattgtcggccaccaataataaggcttcaaatttttgtacattttggtacttccaggatgcattgcataaggtgcat
The Ricinus communis isolate WT05 ecotype wild-type chromosome 1, ASM1957865v1, whole genome shotgun sequence DNA segment above includes these coding regions:
- the LOC107261799 gene encoding uncharacterized protein LOC107261799, with protein sequence MTKYKNGKDNMVTNALSRRYALLNTLDSKVLGFECTKELYVEDADFGKVYSTCINGNAFDAFYGYLFKKNRLCVPHCSLRVLLINEAHGGGLMGHFGAKSKLKPYGLYKPVLVPEMPWVDLSIDFVLGLPRTRKHKDSIFVVVDRFSKMAH